From Halomicrobium salinisoli, the proteins below share one genomic window:
- a CDS encoding UbiA family prenyltransferase: MTRSTSPDPRGRAPAVLTAIAVLVHSNVFVSIAAASVAVSTMLLVGYPLRPGPVCIVFAVTMFVYSLNRITDVEEDERNVPQRAAFTRRYGRALLVLSVCAYAVAVAVALARGLPRVEFMALPLVVGALYSLFRVKRLFLVKNLLVGASWGVIPLGVCVYFGGDWTVEVAFLAGYVFVMLAVAAVVFDVKDIDGDQKRGIRTVPTEFGPRATRAVAGVVTVAAAAVVVGLVVVGVLPGRYLVLVAFDAYVLGYTVVATPDRGPLFYGFVADGEHLFLALVLLGVEWL; the protein is encoded by the coding sequence ATGACCCGATCGACCAGCCCCGACCCGCGGGGACGGGCGCCGGCGGTGCTGACCGCGATCGCCGTGCTCGTCCACAGCAACGTGTTCGTCTCGATAGCGGCGGCGAGCGTGGCCGTCTCGACGATGCTGCTGGTCGGCTATCCGCTGCGACCCGGGCCCGTCTGCATCGTGTTCGCGGTCACGATGTTCGTCTACAGCCTCAACCGGATCACGGACGTCGAGGAGGACGAGCGGAACGTCCCGCAGCGAGCCGCCTTCACCCGGCGGTACGGGCGCGCGCTGCTGGTGCTCTCCGTCTGTGCCTACGCGGTCGCCGTCGCCGTCGCGCTGGCCCGGGGACTGCCGCGGGTCGAGTTCATGGCCCTCCCGCTGGTCGTCGGCGCCCTCTACTCGCTGTTCCGGGTCAAGCGACTGTTCCTGGTGAAGAACCTCCTCGTCGGCGCCTCCTGGGGCGTGATCCCCCTCGGCGTCTGCGTGTACTTCGGCGGCGACTGGACCGTCGAGGTGGCGTTCCTAGCCGGCTACGTCTTCGTCATGCTGGCCGTCGCCGCGGTCGTCTTCGACGTCAAGGACATCGACGGCGACCAGAAGCGGGGTATCCGGACGGTGCCCACCGAGTTCGGGCCGCGGGCGACTCGGGCGGTCGCGGGCGTCGTGACCGTCGCCGCCGCCGCAGTCGTCGTCGGTCTCGTAGTCGTCGGGGTGCTACCAGGGCGGTATCTCGTGCTGGTGGCGTTCGACGCGTACGTCCTCGGTTATACCGTGGTCGCGACGCCCGATCGCGGCCCGCTGTTCTACGGGTTCGTCGCCGACGGGGAACACCTCTTCCTGGCGCTGGTGTTGCTCGGTGTGGAGTGGCTCTGA
- a CDS encoding ATP-binding protein: MGTIATVWNIFDTDQGRVVMVRRENGMMGYFEYPDSESLSIGDIVSVDVYNDAVQFDGLLLSGGVNRGNSLGVVEKVEEDQIIVNTGTVLKTVINNSGEQIDVGNTVEITHVNTIADIVQSEPLRALPAAHSDTESSEFIGRLRKESDEIGLSYDDFGGSSVRLDQFKQRIDLFLNQPEALEEIGTDIQMGAIFYGKPGTGKTHFARILAAETDATFYRIRGPEIVTKWVGETEEIIRGLFEDAADNQPSILFFDELDSLGSERGDGPNQQFGNRVVAQLLSLMDGFDQSEEGILVIASTNRLEDIDDALLRSGRFDWKIKFPLPDYEDRVEIADSLMNRYEVSSRVSPEQIAEMTDGWSGAEIDGLLDEAGLIAVGKERESNNRIRLTDILESRQRIGARKEG; this comes from the coding sequence ATGGGGACTATAGCTACTGTTTGGAATATCTTTGACACCGACCAGGGCAGAGTTGTTATGGTCCGTCGAGAAAATGGAATGATGGGATATTTTGAATATCCTGATTCTGAATCCCTATCTATCGGCGATATCGTATCGGTAGATGTCTATAATGATGCAGTCCAGTTTGATGGCCTACTTTTATCTGGTGGTGTAAACCGAGGAAATTCTCTTGGGGTGGTCGAAAAAGTTGAAGAAGATCAAATAATTGTAAATACAGGAACTGTCCTGAAGACTGTAATCAACAATAGTGGTGAGCAGATAGATGTCGGGAATACAGTCGAAATCACTCATGTGAATACCATTGCAGATATTGTACAAAGTGAACCATTACGTGCACTGCCTGCTGCACATTCAGACACGGAAAGTTCAGAGTTTATTGGCCGCTTACGGAAGGAATCTGACGAAATCGGATTGAGCTATGATGACTTTGGAGGGAGTTCTGTTCGGCTTGACCAATTTAAACAACGGATCGACCTGTTTTTGAACCAACCAGAGGCGTTAGAGGAGATTGGAACAGATATCCAGATGGGGGCAATCTTTTATGGAAAACCAGGGACAGGCAAGACTCATTTTGCGCGGATATTAGCTGCGGAGACTGATGCTACATTCTATCGTATTCGGGGGCCAGAGATTGTCACGAAGTGGGTTGGTGAAACTGAGGAGATAATTAGGGGGCTTTTCGAGGATGCAGCAGATAATCAGCCCTCAATTTTGTTTTTTGATGAACTCGATAGTCTCGGAAGCGAACGGGGGGACGGACCGAACCAGCAATTTGGGAATCGGGTTGTAGCTCAACTTCTATCCCTTATGGATGGTTTCGATCAAAGTGAGGAGGGAATACTAGTTATCGCTTCAACCAATCGACTGGAAGATATTGATGATGCGCTTCTCCGGTCCGGTCGTTTTGATTGGAAAATAAAATTCCCCTTGCCCGATTACGAGGATCGGGTCGAGATAGCTGATTCATTAATGAATAGATATGAAGTCTCCTCCAGAGTCAGCCCTGAACAAATTGCTGAAATGACTGATGGGTGGTCAGGAGCTGAAATTGACGGACTATTGGATGAAGCTGGTCTCATAGCTGTCGGAAAAGAACGTGAATCAAACAATCGGATACGGTTGACTGATATTTTGGAAAGTCGACAGCGTATTGGTGCTAGAAAAGAGGGATAA
- a CDS encoding class I SAM-dependent methyltransferase, with translation MPGADIEFHPVVAALYDRVQWYFERVQAPEHREYLAAGLDGRVLEIGVGTGAMLPYYEAGTDVHGVEPDPAMWRRARETAADSDVDVQLVSARGESLPYEDDAFDYVVECGVFCSVPSMEPMLAEIARVLRDDGEFRFLDHVRSDGLIGRSQDALTPLWRRIGGNCHLNRRVRPLIEASDRLTLAEFDRPTIGYWPIREFARGTATLCD, from the coding sequence GTGCCCGGAGCAGATATCGAGTTCCACCCGGTCGTGGCCGCGCTGTACGACCGGGTGCAGTGGTACTTCGAGCGGGTGCAGGCGCCCGAACACCGGGAGTACCTGGCGGCGGGGCTCGACGGTCGGGTGCTGGAGATCGGCGTGGGGACGGGCGCGATGCTGCCGTACTACGAGGCGGGGACCGACGTCCACGGCGTCGAACCGGACCCGGCGATGTGGCGGCGCGCTCGCGAGACGGCCGCGGACAGCGACGTCGACGTGCAGCTGGTCAGTGCGCGGGGGGAGTCGCTGCCCTACGAGGACGACGCGTTCGACTACGTCGTCGAGTGCGGCGTGTTCTGCTCGGTCCCGTCGATGGAGCCGATGCTGGCGGAGATCGCCCGGGTGCTCCGGGACGACGGCGAATTCCGGTTTCTGGACCACGTCCGGTCCGACGGACTGATCGGGCGGAGCCAGGACGCGCTGACGCCGCTGTGGCGACGGATCGGCGGCAACTGCCACCTGAACCGACGCGTGCGGCCGCTGATCGAGGCGTCCGATCGCCTGACGCTGGCCGAGTTCGACCGGCCGACGATCGGCTACTGGCCGATCCGGGAGTTCGCTCGCGGCACCGCGACGCTCTGCGACTGA